In one Culex quinquefasciatus strain JHB chromosome 2, VPISU_Cqui_1.0_pri_paternal, whole genome shotgun sequence genomic region, the following are encoded:
- the LOC6048568 gene encoding NADH dehydrogenase [ubiquinone] 1 alpha subcomplex subunit 9, mitochondrial, with amino-acid sequence MASLILLNGAQLAKQQSGALGIVCLRANYSTDGPRKLKTTNLASLKRGTGGRSSFNGVVATVFGATGFLGRYVCNKLGKIGSQVIIPYRADHYEAMRLKLCGDLGQVLFHPYHLCDEESIYKAVKYSNVVINLVGRDWETKNFAFQDVHVEGARRLARIAKQAGVEKFIHISSLNATPHPEPILTKEGSKFLKSKYAGEKAVREEFPDAIVFRPSDIYGQEDRFLRYYAHIWRRQFRGMPLWYSGERTIKQPVYCGDVAQGIVNAIKDSDSQGQTYQAVGPRRYKLSELVDWFHREMRKDKEWWGYQRYDLRYDPTFMIKVKLTEFICPSFPVGDLHTERVEREYVTDDVKKGVPTLEDLGVNLTMMEDQVPWELRPYRAALYYDAELGEFEKPAPPQFLH; translated from the exons ATGGCTTCGCTGATCCTGCTGAACGGCGCCCAGCTGGCCA AGCAACAATCCGGAGCGCTTGGAATCGTGTGTCTGCGGGCCAACTACAGCACCGATGGGCCGCGCAAGCTGAAGACGACGAACCTGGCCTCGCTCAAGCGTGGTACGGGTGGTAGATCCAGTTTCAACGGGGTTGTTGCGACTGTTTTCGGTGCGACCGGATTCCTCGGGCGGTACGTTTGCAACAAGCTGGGCAAGATCGGATCGCAGGTGATTATTCCGTACCGTGCGGACCATTACGAGGCGATGCGTTTGAAGCTGTGCGGTGACCTGGGACAGGTGCTGTTCCATCCGTACCATTTGTGCGACGAGGAATCGATCTACAAGGCGGTCAAGTACTCGAACGTGGTCATCAACCTGGTGGGTCGTGACTGGGAGACCAAGAACTTTGCCTTCCAGGATGTGCATGTGGAGGGAGCGCGGCGTTTGGCGCGCATTGCCAAGCAGGCCGGCGTGGAGAAGTTTATCCACATTTCGTCGTTGAACGCGACTCCCCACCCGGAACCGATTCTGACCAAGGAGGGAAGCAAGTTCTTGAAGAGCAAGTACGCCGGTGAGAAGGCCGTTCGTGAGGAGTTCCCCGATGCGATCGTGTTCCGCCCGTCGGACATCTACGGTCAGGAGGATCGCTTCCTGCGGTATTACGCGCACATCTGGCGCCGGCAGTTCCGTGGAATGCCGCTGTGGTACTCCGGAGAGCGCACCATCAAGCAGCCCGTGTACTGCGGAGATGTCGCCCAGGGCATCGTGAACGCCATCAAGGATTCGGACAGCCAGGGCCAGACGTACCAGGCGGTGGGTCCCCGTCGGTACAAGCTGTCGGAGCTGGTCGATTGGTTCCACCGGGAGATGCGCAAGGACAAGGAGTGGTGGGGCTACCAGCGGTACGATCTGCGCTACGATCCGACGTTCATGATTAAGGTCAAGCTGACGGAGTTTATCTGTCCGTCGTTCCCGGTGGGAGATTTGCACACGGAGCGCGTCGAGCGGGAGTACGTCACGGACGACGTGAAGAAGGGAGTGCCGACGCTGGAGGATTTGGGCGTGAACCTGACGATGATGGAGGATCAG GTCCCGTGGGAGCTGAGACCGTACCGGGCCGCCCTGTACTACGACGCCGAGCTGGGCGAGTTTGAGAAGCCGGCGCCGCCCCAGTTTCTGCACTAA
- the LOC6048571 gene encoding syntaxin-7, translated as MSREGTGLSRTGSGSGPRDYGATSSSSVGMADSSNNFGGFSPTEFISLSESIAANTIFVKQSWQFLEKANRTIGTAKDNQTLRDKVHDLQAGTNQRVATTSKDLQRLTVVVRRGDKQQKLQVEKLTSDFTHVVQMYSKSQQVIAAKMKQVFLVSASQQDDINRDSFSEGNQQDQLLQRQQQAAAQSLQFEQDMLLEREQRFRQIEADVLDVNQIMKELSSITNQQAEVIDTIENTIEHTVSNVESGATELAKAAEYQNRYRRKVLILLIIAIVLGVIVTGIIVSKLKG; from the exons ATGTCACGCGAGGGAACGGGCCTGTCCCGCACCGGATCTGGGAGTGGACCACGCGATTACGGTGCCACGAGTAGCAGCAGCGTCGGCATGGCCGATTCCAGCAACAACTTTGGCGGCTTTAGCCCGACCGAGTTCATCTCGCTGAGCGAATCGATCGCCGCGAACACAATCTTCGTGAAGCAGAGCTGGCAGTTTCTGGAGAAGGCCAATCGGACCATTGGGACCGCCAAGGACAACCAGACGCTGCGGGATAAGGT GCATGACCTGCAAGCTGGCACGAATCAGAGGGTCGCGACCACCAGCAAGGACTTGCAACGGTTAACGGTGGTCGTTCGGAGGGGCGACAAGCAGCAGAAGTTGCAGGTCGAGAAGCTCACGTCGGACTTTACCCACGTGGTGCAGATGTACTCGAAGAGTCAACAG GTCATCGCGGCGAAAATGAAGCAAGTCTTCTTGGTGAGTGCCTCCCAGCAGGACGACATCAACCGGGACTCGTTCAGCGAGGGCAACCAGCAGGACCAGCTGCTCCAACGCCAGCAGCAAGCCGCTGCCCAAAGTCTCCAGTTTGAGCAGGACATGCTGCTCGAACGGGAGCAACGCTTTCGCCAGATCGAGGCCGACGTGCTGGACGTGAACCAGATCATGAAGGAACTCAGCAGTATCACCAACCAGCAGGCCGAGGTCATCG ACACCATCGAGAACACGATCGAGCACACCGTGTCGAACGTGGAGTCGGGCGCGACGGAGCTGGCCAAGGCCGCTGAGTACCAGAACCGGTACCGCCGCAAGGTCCTCATCCTGCTCATCATCGCCATCGTGCTGGGCGTGATAGTCACCGGCATTATCGTGTCTAAGCTGAAGGGTTAA
- the LOC6048567 gene encoding uncharacterized protein LOC6048567, which translates to MSSFEFLPFEISCMIFDYLSVSDLKNASLTCRRWCHIIFSDSYIRRFMLRINLHRSDQSKLAAVKANAASISSPSRSRLPSSFPCSLYQRCRTAKGKSKCELRQMSLVLRRSCRHYSNITFMCDNRSEFTDNVFNVILNLLRPSGLERVEILKIILSSNLNVLVTILNSAIRNMGRLKSFHLIYDPQRRLQCGDHVRPCVIIESQTITHIELKSVIPEQIQLPKLESLDVSLQPGIATLIQSVSDSLTTLHLHLDCTSANCGEEEIYSLTLDRLKVLKLTRGIMNEFSFPIPVSSNRPGLKLHFFRHLDRLERLILEEKYTAENIFLAICETSRNLTELKIDHLKVVNCTVLDKLSLLENLKILTLPNIYSSHEISFHYVYLPKLEALHLKIFKDSTHSFSKFVNLKRLTIGSYTSQTPELIDVISMHIQQLRELRLFFLDYADVPSRTFRKLTYLGQLHRLELVNGHLRRSVFSRCPPGISKLEQIVFSCCHLDTQHFDGLREKFPRLRDVRFEKCEFVTLMDRSAAQQWGVDEL; encoded by the exons ATGTCCAGTTTCGAGTTTCTACCCTTTGAG aTAAGTTGCATGATCTTTGACTATTTGAGTGTGTCGGATTTGAAGAATGCCTCCCTTACGTGTCGCCGCTGGTGCCACATCATCTTCTCCGACAGCTACATCCGGCGGTTCATGCTGCGGATCAACCTGCACCGGTCCGATCAGTCCAAGCTGGCGGCGGTCAAGGCGAACGCGGCATCGATATCATCCCCGAGTCGATCCCGGTTACCTTCGTCTTTTCCTTGTTCGCTTTACCAGCGATGTCGAACGGCCAAGGGAAAGTCAAAGTGCGAACTCCGCCAGATGTCGCTGGTTCTGCGAAGATCCTGTCGCCATTACAGTAACATTACGTTCATGTGCGACAACCGGAGCGAGTTCACGGACAATGTGTTCAATGTGATCTTGAACTTGCTGAGGCCCAGCGGACTGGAGCGCGTTGAGATCTTGAAGATCATACTGTCGTCAAATTTGAACGTGCTCGTCACGATTCTGAACAGTGCAATTAGAAACATGGGAAGACTGAAGAGTTTCCACCTGATCTACGATCCCCAGCGGAGACTTCAATGCGGAGACCACGTGCGACCGTGCGTGATCATCGAAAGTCAAACGATCACGCACATTGAGCTAAAGTCGGTCATACCGGAGCAGATACAGCTGCCCAAGCTGGAATCATTGGACGTGAGTCTACAGCCCGGAATTGCCACCTTAATCCAGAGCGTGTCCGATAGTTTGACCACGCTGCACCTACACCTGGACTGCACATCGGCAAACTGTGGCGAAGAAGAGATCTACTCACTGACCTTGGATCGGCTAAAGGTGCTCAAACTGACCCGCGGAATCATGAACGAGTTCAGCTTCCCAATCCCGGTCAGCTCCAACCGCCCAGGACTCAAGCTCCACTTCTTCCGCCACCTCGATCGACTCGAACGGCTCATCCTCGAGGAAAAGTACACCGCGGAAAACATCTTCCTCGCAATCTGCGAAACATCGCGCAACCTCACCGAGCTCAAAATCGACCACCTCAAGGTCGTCAACTGCACCGTACTGGACAAGCTGTCCCTGCTCGAAAACCTTAAAATACTCACCCTCCCAAATATCTACTCGTCGCACGAAATATCCTTCCACTACGTCTACTTACCAAAACTGGAAGCTCTGCACCTTAAAATCTTCAAAGACTCCACCCACTCGTTCAGcaaatttgtcaatttaaaGCGTCTCACCATCGGTTCCTACACCTCGCAAACCCCCGAACTCATCGACGTCATCTCGATGCACATCCAGCAGCTGCGCGAACTCCGGCTCTTCTTTCTCGATTACGCAGACGTCCCCTCCAGAACGTTCCGCAAGCTGACCTACCTCGGTCAACTCCACCGGCTCGAACTGGTCAACGGCCATCTGCGGCGCAGTGTTTTCAGCCGGTGTCCGCCGGGGATCAGCAAACTGGAGCAGATCGTGTTCAGCTGTTGCCACCTGGACACGCAGCACTTTGACGGACTGCGCGAAAAGTTTCCCCGGCTGCGGGATGTCCGATTTGAGAAGTGTGAGTTTGTCACGTTGATGGATCGGAGTGCCGCCCAGCAGTGGGGCGTGGATGAGTTGTAG
- the LOC119767944 gene encoding uncharacterized protein LOC119767944 → MKCFVPSCGIDFHKRNLCADGLVSKHRFPRDPERRLKWLDAIPNVGHLDPETINYETVRLCSKHFHRDSFTITDNKRELLASAVPAIFVDSVCDTPYYQEFYVISDGKVEVAQPSEQLYYQDPPPEVKRQRLREKTRKRSIRYAGDIDMSTLTSHEAVIMVPKLVAKLEKANKTIRALRSANRRLREKMTRVEQLIDNKFQQSVEKDKSSGAPAKTKEPGSVVRIEITPAGAGETNEEITFTDDDDDFIEEGEECVVEYEETV, encoded by the exons ATGAAGTGCTTCGTTCCGTCGTGTGGAATCGACTTCCACAAGCGGAATCTGTGCGCGGACGGACTGGTGTCCAAGCACCGCTTCCCGCGGGATCCGGAACGCCGGCTCAAGTGGCTCGATGCCATCCCGAACGTGGGTCACCTCGACCCGGAGACGATAAATTACGAAACGGTGCGGCTCTGTTCGAAGCACTTCCACCGGGATAGCTTCACCATCACGGACAACAAGCGGGAACTGCTGGCCAGTGCGGTTCCGGCTATCTTCGTGGACAG TGTTTGCGACACCCCGTACTATCAGGAATTTTACGTAATTTCCGATGGGAAGGTTGAAGTCGCCCAACCTAGCGAGCAGCTGTACTACCAAGACCCACCACCCGAAGTCAAGCGGCAGCGGTTGCGTGAAAAGACCCGCAAAAGGTCCATCCGGTACGCCGGTGATATTGATATGTCCACCCTGACCTCGCACGAGGCGGTCATAATGGTCCCGAAGCTGGTGGCAAAGCTGGAAAAGGCCAACAAAACGATCCGGGCTCTGCGGTCCGCGAACCGACGGTTGCGTGAAAAGATGACGAGGGTCGAGCAGCTCATCGATAACAAGTTCCAGCAGAGCGTCGAGAAGGACAAGTCTTCGGGAGCGCCGGCCAAGACCAAAGAGCCGGGTTCGGTTGTGAGAATTGAAATCACACCGGCCGGAGCGGGTGAGACCAACGAGGAGATTACTTTtaccgacgacgatgatgatttcATCGAGGAGGGGGAAGAGTGTGTGGTGGAGTACGAGGAAACCGTGTAG